The DNA window AGGAGTGTTCGTCGGCCACTTGATTGTTTTTGGTGGGCCAGTTGGGCGATTTTGCGAATTTCGGCGACACCCACAGTGACGGCGCTTCGGGCTTCGAAGTAGGCGTTGGAATGGACGGCGATTAGATGGGCAAGGGTTGTTTTGCCGCTTCCTGCTGGTCCCCAGAGGATGGCTGAACCCAGTTTCCCCGCTTCGATTGCCGTTCGGATGGGACTACCTTCGGCAAACAGGTGTTCTTGACCGACAAATTCGGCAATCTCACGAGGCCGCATTCGTGTAGCCAATGGCGCAAACGCTAGTTCTTCATTCTCCTCGAATAAGCTCATTTTTTGTATTTTTTTAGCTTTTAACATCCAGTTTTTCGGACGGGCATTCCGTATGGTCTTTCTCAGA is part of the bacterium genome and encodes:
- a CDS encoding AAA family ATPase, with translation MLKAKKIQKMSLFEENEELAFAPLATRMRPREIAEFVGQEHLFAEGSPIRTAIEAGKLGSAILWGPAGSGKTTLAHLIAVHSNAYFEARSAVTVGVAEIRKIAQLAHQKQSSGRRTLLFLDEIHGFNRSQQDTLLPYVEDGTLTLVGATTENPFFVIATP